Proteins encoded within one genomic window of Nitrospirae bacterium YQR-1:
- the frr gene encoding ribosome recycling factor, producing MIKELEKKAGEKMSGVIDHLKKDYASVRTGRASLALVEGLMVDYYGTPTALQKVATLGVPDPQTISIQPWEPKVIPMIEKAILKSDLDLTPGNDGKVVRIKIPPLTEERRKQLVKVIKKKAEEAKIAVRNIRRDVNEELKKLEKEQHISEDETKRSQAENQKLTDSYIKQIDEVTSHKEKEIMEV from the coding sequence CCGGTGTCATAGACCATTTAAAGAAGGATTATGCCTCAGTAAGGACAGGACGGGCCTCCCTTGCTCTGGTTGAGGGTTTAATGGTTGACTATTACGGAACCCCTACGGCTCTACAGAAGGTGGCAACCCTTGGGGTGCCTGATCCTCAGACAATTTCCATTCAACCATGGGAACCCAAGGTGATTCCTATGATTGAAAAGGCAATACTGAAGTCTGATCTCGATCTGACCCCAGGCAATGACGGCAAAGTGGTCAGAATAAAAATACCACCGCTTACCGAAGAAAGACGCAAGCAACTGGTGAAAGTGATAAAGAAAAAAGCTGAAGAGGCAAAGATAGCGGTTAGGAATATAAGGCGTGACGTAAACGAGGAACTGAAGAAACTGGAAAAAGAACAGCACATAAGTGAGGATGAGACAAAACGCTCACAGGCTGAGAACCAGAAGTTAACAGACTCCTATATAAAGCAGATTGATGAGGTAACATCCCACAAGGAAAAGGAAATAATGGAGGTGTAG